The Chryseolinea soli genome contains a region encoding:
- the argB gene encoding acetylglutamate kinase has protein sequence MEKLFIIKIGGNVLDNAGALEAFLKDFATIKAHTILIHGGGKIATKLGEQLGIAANYHNGRRITDAPTLDLVTMVYGGLVNKQLVAQLQRLGCNAWGVTGADGNLIQATKRPVKDIDYGFVGDIKPENVNTKLLATLLQQNVVPVFAPLTHADGKILNTNADTIASVLAVALGKLYDVRLIFCFEKKGVLRDVNKAESVIRHLPRELYDQLLPQGVFADGILPKLENAYAALNAGVKEVLIGEAIDLVKNTGPETEGTLITL, from the coding sequence ATGGAGAAACTATTCATCATCAAGATCGGTGGCAATGTGCTGGACAATGCGGGGGCGCTCGAAGCCTTTTTGAAAGACTTTGCCACCATCAAAGCGCATACGATATTGATCCACGGTGGTGGAAAGATTGCCACGAAGCTGGGTGAACAACTGGGCATCGCGGCCAACTATCACAACGGCCGCCGCATCACCGATGCGCCTACGCTGGACCTGGTCACGATGGTGTATGGCGGGTTGGTGAACAAACAACTGGTGGCCCAACTGCAACGCCTGGGATGCAACGCCTGGGGTGTGACCGGCGCCGATGGCAACCTGATCCAGGCCACCAAGCGGCCCGTGAAAGATATCGACTACGGTTTCGTGGGCGACATCAAACCGGAAAACGTGAACACAAAATTGCTGGCGACACTCTTGCAGCAAAATGTGGTTCCCGTGTTTGCCCCGCTCACGCATGCCGATGGAAAGATCCTGAACACCAATGCCGACACCATCGCCTCGGTGCTGGCCGTGGCCTTGGGGAAATTGTATGATGTGCGATTGATCTTTTGCTTTGAGAAGAAAGGCGTGTTGCGCGATGTGAATAAAGCAGAATCGGTGATCCGCCATTTGCCCCGGGAGCTCTACGACCAGCTCTTGCCACAAGGTGTTTTTGCCGATGGCATATTGCCGAAGTTGGAGAATGCTTACGCTGCACTGAACGCAGGCGTGAAAGAGGTGCTGATCGGCGAAGCCATCGACCTGGTGAAGAACACCGGCCCGGAAACGGAAGGTACTTTGATAACTTTGTAA
- a CDS encoding M20 family metallo-hydrolase, with translation MESLHTEATALLMKLIATPSFSKEEEEVAFIIEEFFEKHGVHTYRRANNVWARNKHFNPAKPTVLLNSHHDTVRPNSGYTRDPFKPEIIDGKLYGLGSNDAGGPLVSLMATFLHYYNRTDLKYNIVIAATAEEEISGTGGVESIWSSLTPIDFAIVGEPTLCNMATAEKGLMVLDCLAKGKPGHAAREEGINSIYVALPDIEWFRTFRYPKVSETLGQMKMTVTIINSGSQHNVVPAECRFTVDVRVTDAYTLEEALEIIKQHVTCEVTPRSLRMRSSGIALDHPLVQSAKKLGLELYGSPTTSDQALIPVPSVKMGPGDSARSHSADEFIFAHEIEQGITTYIKLLDNVILS, from the coding sequence ATGGAATCATTACACACAGAAGCCACGGCACTCTTGATGAAGCTCATTGCAACGCCTTCGTTTAGCAAGGAGGAAGAGGAGGTTGCTTTCATCATCGAGGAGTTTTTTGAGAAGCACGGCGTGCACACCTATCGCCGGGCCAACAACGTGTGGGCGCGCAACAAGCACTTCAATCCTGCCAAACCCACGGTGCTGCTGAACTCCCACCATGACACCGTACGGCCCAACTCCGGCTACACACGCGATCCCTTCAAACCCGAGATCATCGACGGCAAGTTGTATGGCCTGGGCAGCAACGATGCCGGTGGTCCGCTGGTGTCGCTGATGGCCACGTTCCTGCACTATTATAATCGCACCGACCTGAAGTACAACATCGTGATCGCGGCCACCGCCGAAGAAGAGATCTCCGGCACCGGCGGCGTGGAAAGCATCTGGTCGTCATTGACGCCCATTGACTTTGCGATTGTTGGCGAGCCCACCCTTTGCAACATGGCCACGGCCGAAAAGGGATTGATGGTGCTGGACTGCCTGGCCAAGGGAAAACCCGGCCATGCGGCACGCGAAGAAGGCATCAACTCCATCTATGTGGCCCTGCCCGACATTGAATGGTTCAGAACGTTCCGCTATCCGAAAGTTTCTGAAACGCTGGGGCAAATGAAGATGACGGTCACCATCATCAACTCCGGAAGCCAGCACAACGTGGTGCCTGCCGAATGCCGGTTCACGGTAGACGTACGCGTCACAGACGCCTATACCCTGGAAGAAGCGCTGGAAATCATCAAACAACATGTTACCTGCGAGGTAACACCCCGGTCATTGCGCATGCGCTCGTCGGGTATTGCTCTCGACCACCCCTTGGTGCAGTCGGCCAAGAAATTGGGGCTTGAATTATATGGTTCCCCGACAACGTCCGACCAGGCCCTTATTCCTGTGCCTTCGGTGAAAATGGGTCCTGGGGATTCGGCGCGTTCTCATTCGGCAGATGAATTCATCTTTGCGCATGAGATCGAACAAGGCATCACCACCTACATCAAACTGTTGGACAACGTGATCCTGTCATGA
- a CDS encoding cysteine hydrolase family protein, with the protein MTATEKTALIVIDVQHGIDEAGHWGGNRNNPTAEENIARLLKHCRALGLPIVIVQHDSVSPASPFRPGQKGNLLKDFVTVLPGEKSIHKSTANAFIKTDLEAFLKAQHIAKLIITGFVTNNSVEATARMAGELGFHTTVVSDATASFDKVGVDGTKYSSTLIHQVSLSNLKDEYASIATTAEVIASLTPTSKPLIA; encoded by the coding sequence ATGACCGCCACCGAGAAAACGGCTTTGATCGTGATCGATGTTCAACACGGGATTGACGAGGCCGGACATTGGGGTGGCAACCGGAACAATCCCACGGCGGAAGAGAATATCGCACGGTTATTAAAACATTGCCGTGCTTTGGGTTTACCCATTGTGATCGTTCAACACGATTCGGTTTCTCCTGCGTCACCTTTCCGCCCGGGACAGAAAGGAAATCTGTTAAAAGATTTCGTAACCGTTTTGCCGGGCGAGAAGTCAATACATAAATCGACGGCTAACGCCTTTATCAAAACCGATCTGGAAGCATTTCTCAAAGCACAGCACATTGCAAAGCTGATCATCACGGGCTTCGTCACTAACAATTCCGTAGAGGCTACGGCGCGTATGGCCGGCGAGTTGGGTTTTCACACCACGGTGGTGTCGGATGCCACGGCGAGCTTTGATAAGGTTGGGGTGGACGGCACGAAATATTCATCCACCTTGATCCACCAGGTATCCTTGTCCAATTTAAAAGATGAGTACGCTTCCATTGCCACCACGGCGGAAGTGATCGCATCGCTGACTCCCACAAGCAAACCCTTAATCGCATGA
- the argH gene encoding argininosuccinate lyase, with protein sequence MKLWQKDKASLKEVEKFTVGKDQEMDLFLAPFDVLGSLAHITMLESIGLLTAEELKVLSAELKNIYASIAAGDFKVEAGVEDVHSQVELELTKRCGEMGKKIHSGRSRNDQVLVDIKLFLRAEIENVIGEVQPLFDLLLQQSEKYKDHLLPGYTHLQLAMPSSFGLWFGAYAESLVDDVITLQSAYRVANKNPLGSAAGYGSSFPLNRTMTTNLLGFESLNYNVVYAQMGRGKTERIMASALANIAATLSKLSMDACLFMNQNFGFIGFPDELTTGSSIMPHKKNPDVFELIRARCNQLQALPNDIALATVNLPSGYHRDMQLLKELLFPAIQNLKDCLRMMQLMLSNIKVQDHILNDDKYKFLFSVEEVNKLVLAGMPFRDAYKKVGMDIEKGIYHPDTNVHHTHEGSIGNLCLSEIRAAMERALTEFRFAEVEAKLSALVSR encoded by the coding sequence ATGAAACTCTGGCAAAAAGATAAGGCCTCGTTGAAAGAGGTCGAAAAATTCACGGTAGGAAAAGACCAGGAAATGGACTTGTTCCTCGCGCCGTTTGACGTGCTGGGTTCGCTGGCCCACATCACCATGCTGGAATCTATCGGGTTGCTGACGGCCGAGGAATTGAAAGTGCTTTCGGCAGAGCTGAAGAATATCTACGCCAGCATCGCCGCCGGTGACTTCAAGGTTGAGGCTGGGGTGGAGGACGTGCATTCGCAAGTGGAACTGGAGCTGACAAAGCGTTGCGGCGAAATGGGCAAGAAGATCCACAGCGGCCGCTCGCGCAACGACCAGGTGCTGGTGGACATCAAGCTGTTTCTTCGCGCGGAGATCGAAAATGTGATTGGCGAAGTGCAACCTCTTTTTGATTTGCTGCTTCAACAAAGTGAGAAATACAAAGATCATCTGCTGCCGGGCTATACCCACCTGCAGTTGGCGATGCCCTCGTCGTTTGGCTTGTGGTTTGGCGCTTACGCGGAAAGCTTGGTAGACGATGTGATCACGCTGCAGTCGGCCTATCGTGTGGCGAATAAAAATCCCTTGGGTTCCGCTGCGGGCTATGGCTCTTCGTTTCCCTTGAACCGGACGATGACCACGAACTTGTTGGGATTTGAATCCTTGAACTACAACGTCGTCTACGCGCAGATGGGAAGAGGTAAGACCGAACGCATTATGGCCAGTGCGCTGGCAAACATCGCGGCCACATTGAGCAAGCTGTCGATGGATGCTTGTTTGTTTATGAATCAGAACTTTGGCTTTATCGGTTTCCCGGATGAGTTGACAACGGGATCCAGTATTATGCCGCATAAAAAGAATCCGGATGTGTTTGAGTTGATCCGTGCGCGGTGCAATCAACTGCAGGCATTGCCGAATGATATTGCGCTGGCTACCGTCAATTTGCCTTCCGGTTATCATCGCGACATGCAGCTTTTGAAAGAACTGCTTTTTCCGGCCATCCAAAACCTGAAGGATTGCTTGCGGATGATGCAGCTCATGCTCTCTAACATCAAAGTGCAGGACCATATTCTGAACGACGACAAATACAAGTTCCTTTTCAGTGTGGAGGAAGTGAACAAGCTCGTGCTTGCCGGCATGCCTTTCCGGGATGCTTATAAAAAGGTGGGTATGGACATCGAGAAAGGTATCTATCATCCCGACACGAACGTGCATCATACCCATGAAGGAAGCATTGGCAACCTTTGCCTCAGCGAGATTCGCGCTGCGATGGAGCGTGCGCTGACGGAATTCCGTTTCGCGGAGGTTGAGGCTAAATTGAGTGCACTGGTAAGCCGGTAA
- a CDS encoding rhomboid family intramembrane serine protease: protein MKNQPIATYVLMAINVVAYAIMATYQQSPLLDPVDIVTILNAGANFNPFTLGGEPWRLVTSMFLHGHVLHLLVNMFALYSLGRDLEGDVGPLRFVILYFICGLAGGLASLAFNVYVPSVGASGALFGLYAYRLGADLMGTYDDRRQFTLVIINFVIFLVIMTAVSFLMNLDHAAHAGGFVAGLVLAVLHVKLRAFIDNRHLAVIAIALPFTLLLLPKSQVQYYRIYQRVRATEDKTHHYFRDLRTDAELGDSLHLILTRWQGIRQSLKDIPSVPQALASDTASMKMYVSFREEETGYRINLIERESYVYMDSLEVVAAKFSTVPPLQYGLNFTTPPREPEPDSTETASPAMEMKKVFFDSAWHETDDPNTARFYRIGTQDSAGRWQGAVRDYYRDGTIQMKGQYLRGMKNGIFLYYSERGTYTSAGRYDKEESIGRWEIYHWNGKLESEVFYNGQGYTRSVWDSLGNPQVENGRGKAIRWYATGQVSEEGPYQNGRRDGDWYGFHPDGKPYFHEIYRDNRIIRGMSEDRGKRYVYDQTSLYAFPVNGMAEYRKYLFLHTRKPPGFKSGTVKVVFNVGVDGSMWDFVVIEGVSPEHDAEAIRVVKEGPAWRPGLLHGHEKLPSQGYIEVIF from the coding sequence ATGAAGAACCAACCGATTGCAACCTACGTGCTGATGGCCATCAATGTAGTGGCCTACGCCATCATGGCTACTTACCAGCAGAGCCCGTTATTGGACCCTGTCGACATCGTCACGATCCTAAATGCCGGCGCCAATTTCAATCCGTTCACCCTCGGGGGAGAACCGTGGCGGCTGGTCACATCGATGTTCCTCCACGGTCACGTTCTTCATTTGCTGGTCAACATGTTTGCCCTGTATTCGCTGGGCCGTGACCTGGAAGGAGATGTGGGTCCACTTCGTTTTGTCATCCTCTATTTTATTTGCGGCTTGGCAGGTGGCTTGGCGAGCCTTGCGTTCAATGTTTATGTTCCCAGTGTCGGCGCGTCGGGAGCATTGTTCGGATTGTATGCTTACCGCCTGGGCGCGGATCTCATGGGAACCTACGACGATCGTCGGCAGTTCACGTTGGTGATCATCAACTTTGTGATCTTCCTGGTGATCATGACCGCGGTTTCGTTTTTAATGAACCTGGATCACGCTGCCCACGCCGGAGGTTTTGTGGCGGGCCTGGTGTTGGCCGTGCTGCACGTTAAGTTGCGTGCCTTCATCGACAACCGGCACCTGGCGGTGATCGCCATTGCCTTGCCCTTCACCTTGCTGCTCCTTCCCAAAAGCCAGGTTCAATACTATCGCATCTATCAACGCGTTCGCGCCACCGAAGACAAAACGCATCATTACTTTCGCGATCTCCGCACCGATGCCGAACTGGGCGACAGCCTCCACCTGATCTTAACACGCTGGCAAGGCATTCGGCAATCCCTAAAGGATATTCCCTCCGTTCCCCAGGCACTTGCCTCCGACACCGCCTCCATGAAAATGTATGTGAGCTTCCGGGAGGAAGAAACGGGGTATCGCATCAACCTCATCGAGCGCGAATCCTATGTCTACATGGACAGCCTCGAGGTGGTGGCGGCAAAATTCAGCACCGTGCCGCCGTTGCAATATGGCCTCAACTTCACGACGCCTCCCCGTGAGCCGGAGCCTGACAGCACCGAAACGGCATCGCCCGCGATGGAGATGAAGAAAGTCTTTTTTGATTCCGCATGGCACGAAACCGACGATCCCAACACGGCGCGCTTTTATCGCATCGGCACGCAAGATTCGGCGGGCCGGTGGCAAGGTGCTGTGCGCGACTACTATCGCGACGGCACTATCCAGATGAAAGGACAATATCTGCGGGGCATGAAGAATGGGATCTTTCTTTATTATTCGGAAAGGGGAACCTATACTTCGGCGGGACGCTATGACAAGGAAGAGTCCATCGGGCGTTGGGAAATATATCATTGGAACGGCAAGCTCGAAAGCGAAGTGTTCTACAACGGTCAGGGGTATACCCGTAGTGTATGGGATTCGTTGGGGAATCCCCAAGTAGAGAACGGTCGCGGCAAAGCCATCCGCTGGTACGCCACGGGACAGGTATCCGAAGAAGGCCCGTATCAAAACGGGCGACGCGATGGCGACTGGTATGGGTTTCATCCCGATGGCAAGCCCTATTTCCATGAGATCTATCGCGACAACCGCATCATCCGCGGTATGTCGGAAGACCGGGGTAAGCGCTATGTCTACGACCAGACGAGTCTCTATGCCTTTCCTGTAAACGGTATGGCAGAATACCGGAAATATCTTTTTCTTCATACGCGCAAGCCACCCGGTTTCAAGAGCGGCACCGTGAAGGTGGTGTTCAATGTAGGCGTCGACGGGTCGATGTGGGACTTTGTGGTGATCGAGGGTGTGTCGCCGGAACATGATGCCGAAGCCATACGCGTTGTCAAAGAAGGACCCGCGTGGCGTCCCGGTTTGTTGCACGGCCACGAGAAGCTGCCCTCGCAGGGTTACATCGAAGTTATATTTTGA
- a CDS encoding Gfo/Idh/MocA family protein, whose amino-acid sequence MQRRTFIQTTAAATVGFAAAPLIKVLGKDKKYTTALIGSGWWGGNILRCAIQAGESKVVALCDVDENQIKATLEEVKKLSGDTPKIYRDYRELLAKEKPEIVIVATPDHWHPLIAIAAMKAGAHVYVEKPICHTINEGKAMVKAARDTQRIVQVGTHRRASPHNISGMQFLKSGKAGKIGSVRAFVHYPGGPGKKTPDAEAPSTLDWNMWCGPAPLRAYNPTMHPKGFRSYLDYANGQLGDWGIHWMDQILWWTEEKHPKKVYSTANRFIREDSTDAPDTQNVLFEFETFTASWEHRLYAGNEAEKTNIGCYFYGTEGTFHMGWLDGWTFYPSDTKKQIIHEAPKLDEPDQQNIAALWADFLTSIKTNKLSMCDIEVGQRSTNMSLLGMLSWKLGRSVEWDGEKGLIKNDAEANKLLSRAYRGEWVYPTV is encoded by the coding sequence ATGCAACGCCGAACATTCATTCAAACAACCGCTGCCGCCACGGTGGGATTTGCCGCGGCACCGCTTATCAAAGTTCTGGGAAAGGATAAAAAATATACCACGGCACTCATTGGCTCGGGATGGTGGGGCGGCAACATTTTGCGCTGCGCCATCCAGGCCGGCGAAAGCAAAGTGGTGGCCTTGTGCGATGTCGATGAAAATCAAATCAAAGCGACGCTGGAGGAAGTGAAGAAACTCAGCGGCGACACCCCAAAGATCTACCGCGACTATCGCGAGCTGCTGGCCAAGGAGAAACCCGAGATCGTGATCGTGGCCACGCCCGACCATTGGCATCCCCTCATCGCCATCGCCGCGATGAAAGCGGGGGCACACGTGTATGTGGAGAAACCCATCTGTCACACCATCAACGAAGGCAAAGCGATGGTGAAAGCGGCGCGCGACACGCAACGCATCGTGCAGGTGGGAACGCACCGCCGGGCGTCGCCGCATAATATTTCCGGTATGCAATTTTTAAAATCCGGGAAGGCCGGGAAGATTGGATCGGTGAGAGCGTTCGTGCACTATCCGGGAGGCCCGGGTAAGAAGACACCCGATGCTGAAGCACCGTCTACCTTGGATTGGAACATGTGGTGTGGCCCTGCGCCCTTGCGCGCCTACAATCCCACCATGCACCCGAAAGGTTTCCGCTCGTATTTGGATTATGCCAACGGCCAATTGGGCGACTGGGGCATTCACTGGATGGACCAGATCCTGTGGTGGACCGAAGAGAAACATCCGAAGAAGGTATACTCCACCGCCAACCGTTTCATTCGCGAGGACAGTACCGATGCACCCGACACCCAAAACGTGCTCTTCGAATTTGAAACCTTCACTGCCTCGTGGGAACACCGCCTCTATGCCGGCAACGAAGCGGAGAAGACCAACATCGGCTGCTACTTCTATGGCACCGAAGGCACCTTCCACATGGGCTGGCTCGACGGTTGGACATTCTATCCTTCCGATACAAAAAAGCAGATCATCCATGAAGCGCCAAAGCTGGACGAACCTGATCAGCAAAACATCGCCGCGTTGTGGGCTGACTTTTTAACATCGATCAAGACGAATAAGCTGTCGATGTGTGATATCGAGGTTGGGCAGCGGTCTACCAACATGAGTTTGTTGGGGATGCTGAGTTGGAAGTTGGGAAGGAGCGTGGAGTGGGATGGAGAGAAAGGCTTGATCAAGAACGATGCGGAGGCAAATAAGCTTTTGAGCCGGGCGTATCGGGGAGAGTGGGTGTATCCTACGGTGTAG
- a CDS encoding YfhO family protein codes for MKKINFAKDVLPHGVAIGIFLIVTFFFFNPVFFDHKVINQHDIQQWEGSSKASRDYREKTGEEPLWTETMFSGMPAYLVNVQWSNQAVSYLKAVISFKLPHPVCNIYLAFLCYYIMLITFGVRPYLAIAGAIGFGLSTYMIIGIMAGHNARVGAIAFMPLVVAGIHLAFSGKRILGFGVTTAALALHFRENHLQMTYYLLLIVLIYGLIRLIEAIREKTLPDFAKTIGVLIVAAAIGAGTFFGPMWAVTEYTSYSIRGKSELVAHGSSDQGQTGPGKNWAFDYSNGILEPMVLLIPNFYGGSSSNLIANDQNSEVYKALVRSKDEQMANQLANYTVAYWGEQGLTAPYYAGAVIVFIFALGIAFADKKYVWWLTSVAVLGIMLSWGKNFSAFNYFLFDYLPGYNKFRSVTFTLILFLFAAPFLGLLGVEKIMQKGLTKEAKRKVLIALASTGGLCLLLWLGAGMFSFLREGENQLPVWFTGAMIDDRMSLFRSDAFRSLVFIVLAFVTIYFEVWTKISPVAFYAFFIALVTLDVAIVDNRYFTKANYQRKREDTFYTMTEADKAIAQDKAMYRVYNIQPGAFTSEAHTSYFHNSIGGYHGAKLKRYMDLYDSCLFKETNAFITDAQGGKFDLEKRGIMNMLNIKYLVYGPGRDNIIPNGSALGNAWFVNEVVTVNSPTEELAKVCGLDTRHVAVVDGSKFKPASFSADSSASITLTEHSPNRMKYESQSQQNGFAVFSEIYYPKGWKATIDGKETEILRADYVLRALNVPSGKHTIEFKFEPAAYVTGNKVTMAASWIMVLVLLGSLGWSLREEKS; via the coding sequence ATGAAAAAAATAAACTTCGCCAAAGACGTTCTGCCCCACGGCGTGGCCATTGGAATCTTCCTGATCGTAACGTTCTTCTTCTTCAACCCGGTGTTCTTCGACCACAAGGTGATCAACCAGCATGACATCCAACAGTGGGAAGGTTCTTCCAAGGCCTCGCGCGACTATCGCGAGAAGACCGGCGAGGAACCGCTTTGGACGGAGACGATGTTCAGCGGCATGCCCGCCTACCTGGTCAACGTGCAATGGAGCAACCAGGCGGTGTCTTACCTCAAGGCGGTGATCAGCTTCAAGCTTCCACATCCCGTTTGCAATATCTACCTCGCTTTTTTGTGTTACTATATTATGCTGATCACGTTCGGCGTGCGACCCTATTTAGCGATCGCGGGCGCGATTGGATTTGGGTTGTCCACGTACATGATCATTGGGATCATGGCCGGGCACAATGCGCGTGTTGGCGCCATTGCTTTCATGCCCTTAGTCGTCGCGGGGATTCATCTTGCTTTCTCCGGGAAACGCATCCTTGGATTTGGTGTGACGACGGCAGCGCTTGCCTTGCACTTTCGTGAGAATCACTTGCAGATGACCTATTACTTGTTGCTGATCGTTTTGATCTATGGATTGATCCGCCTCATCGAAGCCATCCGCGAGAAAACCCTTCCCGACTTTGCGAAGACCATCGGTGTGCTGATCGTGGCCGCCGCCATCGGTGCGGGCACGTTCTTCGGACCGATGTGGGCTGTGACCGAATATACATCGTATTCCATTCGTGGAAAGTCAGAACTGGTAGCACACGGCTCCTCCGACCAAGGTCAAACCGGCCCCGGTAAAAACTGGGCCTTCGACTACAGCAACGGCATCCTTGAACCGATGGTGTTGCTCATCCCGAACTTCTATGGCGGCAGTTCCAGCAACCTGATCGCCAACGATCAGAACAGCGAGGTATACAAGGCGCTGGTGCGCTCGAAAGATGAACAAATGGCCAACCAACTGGCGAACTACACGGTGGCCTATTGGGGTGAGCAAGGCCTCACGGCGCCTTACTACGCCGGCGCGGTGATCGTTTTCATTTTTGCCTTGGGCATCGCTTTCGCGGATAAGAAATATGTTTGGTGGTTGACGTCGGTGGCAGTGCTGGGGATCATGTTAAGTTGGGGAAAGAATTTCTCCGCGTTCAATTATTTCCTGTTTGATTATCTGCCTGGCTATAACAAATTCAGATCCGTAACCTTCACACTGATCCTCTTCTTGTTTGCCGCCCCTTTCCTGGGATTGCTCGGCGTGGAGAAGATCATGCAAAAGGGCTTAACAAAAGAAGCCAAGCGAAAAGTACTTATCGCTCTTGCCTCCACCGGCGGCTTGTGCCTGTTGCTTTGGTTAGGCGCCGGCATGTTCAGCTTTCTCCGCGAAGGCGAGAACCAACTCCCGGTCTGGTTCACCGGCGCGATGATCGACGATCGCATGAGCCTCTTCAGAAGCGACGCGTTCCGCTCCCTCGTCTTTATCGTGCTCGCGTTTGTCACGATCTACTTTGAAGTGTGGACCAAAATATCGCCCGTGGCCTTCTACGCGTTCTTCATCGCCCTCGTAACCCTCGATGTGGCCATCGTCGACAACCGATATTTCACCAAGGCCAACTATCAGCGCAAGCGCGAAGATACTTTCTACACCATGACCGAAGCCGACAAGGCCATCGCGCAGGATAAGGCGATGTATCGTGTTTATAACATCCAACCCGGTGCGTTCACCAGCGAGGCGCATACCTCCTACTTCCACAACTCCATCGGCGGCTATCACGGGGCGAAGTTGAAGCGGTACATGGACCTCTACGATTCTTGTCTCTTCAAAGAGACCAACGCCTTCATCACCGATGCACAAGGTGGAAAGTTTGATCTTGAAAAGCGCGGCATCATGAATATGCTCAACATCAAGTACCTGGTGTATGGACCGGGGCGCGATAATATCATACCCAACGGAAGCGCCTTGGGAAATGCCTGGTTTGTCAACGAAGTGGTCACGGTTAATTCCCCTACGGAAGAGCTGGCCAAAGTATGCGGCCTCGACACACGCCATGTCGCCGTAGTGGATGGCTCGAAGTTTAAACCCGCAAGTTTTTCAGCGGACAGCTCAGCTTCCATTACCTTGACCGAGCATTCGCCCAACCGGATGAAATACGAAAGCCAATCACAACAAAACGGATTCGCGGTGTTCTCGGAGATCTACTATCCAAAAGGATGGAAAGCCACGATCGATGGAAAAGAAACCGAGATCCTGCGCGCTGACTATGTGTTGCGGGCCTTGAACGTTCCCTCAGGCAAGCATACTATAGAATTCAAATTCGAGCCTGCAGCTTATGTAACAGGCAACAAGGTGACGATGGCGGCGTCCTGGATTATGGTGCTGGTGTTGCTGGGTAGTCTGGGATGGTCGTTGCGCGAGGAGAAATCATGA
- the moaA gene encoding GTP 3',8-cyclase MoaA gives MTPLYDNHGRPLTYLRLAVTDRCNLRCFYCMPEDGIRYLPKKDLLTFEEIERLITLLASLGISKIRLTGGEPFVRHDLMDLMQRITEIPGVKDLHLTTNGVLTAPHVGALKKMGIASVNLSLDTLDRERFRVITRRDEFEPVMHTLNLLLEHDIAVKINAVVMEGKNIDDIVPLIELTRNQRVEVRFIEEMPFNGEGNHYPTLHWTYTRILDYIKSHYPNLVKLPDPQHSTAYTYTIPGHLGNLGIIAAFSRTFCGTCSRLRVTAQGTLKTCLYDDGALDLRALLRGNHSDDSIKQQLHTAFQHRAKDGFEAEQHRKNHLPVSESMSTIGG, from the coding sequence GTGACCCCGCTTTACGACAATCATGGGAGGCCCCTCACCTACTTGCGCCTGGCCGTAACCGACCGCTGCAACCTGCGTTGCTTTTACTGTATGCCCGAAGACGGCATCCGCTATCTCCCTAAAAAAGACTTGCTCACCTTTGAAGAGATCGAACGCCTCATCACACTGCTGGCATCGCTCGGCATTTCGAAGATCCGCCTCACGGGGGGCGAGCCGTTTGTGCGCCACGACCTCATGGACCTCATGCAGCGCATCACGGAAATTCCGGGCGTCAAAGACCTGCACCTCACCACCAATGGGGTGTTGACGGCACCGCATGTGGGCGCCCTCAAAAAGATGGGCATCGCGTCGGTGAACCTCAGCCTGGACACGCTCGACCGCGAACGCTTCCGGGTGATCACACGCCGCGACGAATTCGAGCCCGTCATGCACACCCTGAACCTGCTCCTGGAACACGACATTGCTGTGAAGATCAACGCCGTGGTGATGGAAGGAAAAAACATCGACGACATCGTGCCGCTCATCGAGCTCACCCGAAACCAGCGCGTCGAGGTCCGGTTCATCGAAGAGATGCCGTTCAATGGCGAGGGCAACCACTACCCCACCCTGCATTGGACGTACACCCGGATCCTGGACTATATCAAATCCCATTACCCCAACCTGGTCAAACTTCCCGACCCGCAACATTCCACGGCCTACACCTACACCATCCCCGGCCACCTTGGAAACCTCGGCATCATCGCCGCCTTCAGCCGCACGTTCTGCGGCACCTGCAGCCGCCTCCGGGTCACCGCCCAGGGCACACTCAAAACCTGTCTCTACGACGACGGCGCACTGGACCTCCGCGCCCTCCTCCGCGGAAACCACTCCGACGACTCCATCAAACAACAGCTCCACACCGCCTTCCAACACCGCGCCAAAGACGGCTTCGAAGCCGAACAACACCGCAAAAACCACCTGCCCGTAAGCGAATCGATGTCCACCATAGGAGGCTAA